A window of Verrucomicrobiota bacterium genomic DNA:
GCGCGACGCCCGCTTCGCCGGCGACCGGCGTGACTTGCTGCTTGTCCGCTGGGACCTCATCGACGCGTGGATGGACTGGCTCGAGACCCGGCCGGGCGCGCCGCCCAGGGCGATGCTCGCCGGCACGATCGCCGTGCAGCGCCAAGTCGCCTACGTCGTCTACACCGACCTCGGCGAGAGAGCGCCGTCGAGCGAGCTCGACCTCGTGCCCATGCGCAACGGCGGGCTCGTCGCCTCCGTGACGCTCGATCGGGCCGAATCGCTCACCGGCAAAACCATCGAGGGCCGTCTTTTCATCGAGAACACGAACGCCGAGCCGGCCACGCTTACATCCATCGCGGTAACGTGCGCCGCGCCCGGCATTGAGCCGATCCTCAAGTCGCCGATCACCGAGGCGGCGATTGCTCCCGGCGGCAACCTCAGCCAGATCGTGCCGCTGCTCCGCGTGGTCCCCAATGCCGGACCGGGGCCGAAGCTCGCTCGCGTCGTGCTCAAGCTCAGGACGGCGCACGGCTCGGAGACGCTTGAGACATGGGTCGCCGTGCATGTCGAGCGTCCGGTCGACGTCGAACTCCTCGTCGACGGGCCGAGCATCGTTCGGTCAGGCACGACGCGTCGTGCTGCGCTTGTGCTCACCAACAACGCCGCGCACCTTGGCGCGGCGACGTGGCGGGTGTCGGCGCCGGGCGTTACGGTCAAGCCTGCGTCGGGCAGAACCATGCTCAAGCCGCTGCCACGGGTCACTACGCTGGACCTGACGCTCGCCTTCCGAGCGGTCAAGCGGACGGGCTCCACCGATGCCGAGCTTGTGCTCGACGTCGCCGAGCGCACGGTGCCCGACTCGCGCGCCACCAAGCGCCTCCACGTTGGCGGCAGGGCCACGCTCTTCCGGTTTGGCTTCGAGAAAGGCCTCGAGAACTGGAGGCCCGGCGCCGGCCTCTACACGATCGAGCACGTCCGCGGCCGCGGCATGCGCGGTAAGGGTCACGCGCTCATCAAGGACGGCGGTGGCTCGAAGTTCGGTCGTATCGTGATCTTCGGTCCCGACGAGGGCGAGGAACCGGACTGGGGCCTCTCGTACGGCAGCGACGAGTACCCGACGATCGAGTTCAAGGTGGCCCTCCAGAACACCGGCAACGTGGGCCTCGTCATCCAGGCCGACGGCCGGTGGTTTGTCCTCATGCTGAGCGGCGTTTTCATCGAGAACTACGGCTCACGCACGGAGCTGGCGCGGTTCGACGTTGCGCCCAACGGCGAGACCCACGACGTGACCTTCAGTCTCGATGAGGCACTCGATGCCGCCCTCGGTCCCGGCAACCACGCCGTGCAGCAGATCTGGATCGGCGACACCAAATCGCATGCCTCCAACCAGTGGCGAGACGATGACGTCGGCACGATCATGATTGACGACTTCGTTGTGCGGTAGATGCTCCTGACCAGCGGAAAGGGCATGCGGACCCGCACTCCACTGTGACCGTGCGTGGAACGGCTGACTCCAGAGAGATCCGCCCGCCACAGCTCCTTTGGGGTCACGAAAGCGCTCATCTAGAAACAGCTGGTGGACAAAAGTGGCCTGTGGATAAGTGGTTGATAAGCCCTGCTCCAGGGAGGGTGTAGTTTGCGTAGGAGCATAAGTTCCTTGAGAGCAGGGTGCTATACGCTGCGGCTCAACCGCCGCCTCACCTGGACGGCCTGTGGATATTCTGTGGGTGTGGACACTTAAGGGGGCGACGCTGTAGGGCTTCAGGCATGCCGGAGGCCGGGCCGTGCCGGTGCGCTGATCGAAGGATCAGGAGCGTGTTTCGCTCGCGGCAGGGGAGGGGGACGATACGCTGATGCAGAGGCCCTTCATCTGCTGAGAGCACCGCCCGCACTGGGGGGTGGAGGAGAAAGCGAGATTCGGTTGCGACTTCTTCTTGTGGCGAAGGCCGAGCAGGCTGAACGTGCCGACAGCAGGCACAGGTATGGTCGAGGGCTCTGGAATCGCGCCGCCCGAGACGCCAGACGCCATGCACTTGTCTACGCCGTCCTTGTAGACCGCGGTCTACAGCAGGCCGTCGTCGGACGTCACCGGGCTCGCAAGGGCATCGTCGTCCACCGGCAGCGTACCGAGTAGGACTGGGCAGTCCTGAACGGCGAGGGAGCAGGCTCGGTAGCCTTGGCCGGCAGCGTGCTCATTGCCGAGGATGACGACCCCGTTCCCTGTCACGATCGGGTTGGCGCCTAACCGGTCGCCCCAGCTATGGGTCGCGCCGTCGGTCACGAAGACCCACTTGACCGAGGCATCCGCCGTGTTGACCGCGCAGATGGCCCCGGGTCATCTTTCCATCTGTTGGCCTGGAAATGGCGGGTCGAGTCGTCGTGGCCCAGACGGCCACGGCCTGCACCCGTGGCGCCCTGCTTCCGGAGTTGACCTCCCGCGTCGACCACGGTGTCATGCAGTGGCGTGCTGTCAGTGCCGAAGCCGTAAGTGTGGATCCCCCCGCCGCGGCCGATGGCGGCGGCCAGGTAGACGTTGCCGTTGCCCGGGTCAATCGTGACGCCCATCCGGGACCACGGGATTGACTGCTGTCAGATCTCGTGGCCGGTGGTGTTGTTCCACGCCTTTACCGTGTCGTACTGGCCTGGGCCGATGGTAGCCAGATCGCTGCCGTTCATGTACGCCGCCGGGGAGCTGAATAACCGCCCCCACGTCGCCGGGGCCAGCCAGCCAGTTCAGGTTGAGATTCATGCCAGCGGGAGGCTCCGCCGGCGCGGTGTCCATTGGCTTCCGCGTGTCGTCGCGCAGCTTTCGTGTGACAGACCCAACACTGCCCTCTCAGCGTGCTTTTCGAGGGGTGTACGAGGCCAACCGGTCCGAGTAGGCTGCTCCGACTCTCTCGCGCGGGCTCAGTTCGCGGTTACTCATCATCCTTGTGTCGCGAGATGTCGTTATTGATCATCATCACGCGCTTGACGTCGTTCGCTATCGAAAGCATGGCTTTCGAGACCTCGGACGCGAAGACGGAGAAGCCTTTCAGCAACTCCTTCATCTTAAGGAGCTTGCCGCGAAGGTAAAGAGCGTTCACGTCGAGCATGACCTTATTGGCGCGCGCTTCAAGCTCGCTGTACTTGCTGTAGAGGCCGAGTGCTCTGTCAAGCGTGGACCGTTCCATCCAAGTAATCCCCCTTAGAGCCTCAGATGTCGCATCAACCTTGCTGTCAGGGTTTCTCTTATCCGGGCTTCCCTTCCTGCCCTCATGTAGGGTATACAGCGAGTCCTGCGGTTTGTCAAGACGCCGCTTGCTGTATCCTTTCCTCTTGTCGGCCCTTCCCGTGCAACCAAGCTTGCCTCCGCTCGGGGGCTTCCTTTTCATCTCTCACCACCTTGGACGTTGTCGCTGTCCATACACTTCAACGGCGTTTTGACTCAGATTGCGCCCGTGAACCGGAGATAGGCCTTCTCATGAGATAGCGCAGACGGCCGACAGGGGACTCAGGGGGCGTTGATCTGGCTGATGCGCCACGCGGGTCTCGTGGGGTTGGCCGATGAAAACGAGGCGCTGGGCATGAGGACGGCGCGGCTCCTCGATCGTGAGGGACTTCAGTGGCACGAGGCCGGCGGCGCGGGCAAGGTCCTTGGGTTGGGGTGGGGCGGCCTATTCCGCTTTGGACAGGCCCTCGATCTCGTCTTCCTGCACTGAGCCGGTTTCATCTGATTTCGCCGGCTCCGGCCCGGGCTTGTCGGTATGCGAGATTGTGATGACGCAGTAGAGGCCGAAAACGATGAGTGCCAGCGCCAGGATCGCCGGCACCACGGCCTTGTACCACCGCTCGATCGTGTGGGCGACGATGAAGCCCACCACCCCGAGTGCCACAATAACCCAGGCGAGCAGCGACTCGGTCGTGAGTTGCATCAGTGCTTCAGCCATGACCTGTTTTCCTCCGATCTCGTAGTGCCCGACGCGCCAGTTGGGCAGATTCTAGCCCGCGGGGAGCGTCCACGCAAGGCGGACCCGCACGTCTGTGGTCAATCGGGGATGAAGCGCCAGCCCATCACCTCGCCCCTGGAGGCGTCACTGTAGACGACGAACGCCTCGCTGCCCGCCTCAGAAACGCGGAAGCGCATGGTTGAGCGATCTCCGGCGTTTCGCTCGTCTTGGCACCAGCCCCGATCGGACATGAAGGTGACGAAGGCGTGAATCGGGCGGCCTTTCCGGACTGTGGCGCAGTCGAGGACGAAGCGTTGGCAGTCGTTGACCGGCGTGAAGGAGGCGAAGACAAGCAGCGTCAGGAGGACCCACCCGACGATGGGTAGCAGGCCAACGAACCACAAGCGCCGTCGGCTCAGCCCCCAACAGAACACTGCCGCGACGAGAATCGCTGACAGGTCGAGCAGGATGACGGCGTGATACCACCTCATGAGAAAGGCCAGCGGTGTCGTTGTGACGTGGGTGCAGAGCACGCCGAACACGAGCAGGCCGAGAAGCACGGTGAGCGTCGCGTTGGCCAAGAGCGGAGGGAGCCACGGGCGCGTCGCGCGGACGCGGGTGTTGCTCGTTCTGGGCGCGTCAGCTTCGGCGGTCATTGGTCAGAACGCTCTTTCTGTCGGGCGACGTGGGGAAGCGGTATTGGAGATTCCGGAAGCGGGACGCAGAGACGGAGAGGGTGGGATTCGAACCCACGGTGCCCTTTCGAGCACAACACCTTAGCAGGGTGCCACTTTCGGCCACTCAGTCACCTCTCCGCAGAGATGAATGCGAGTCCTTCGTTTGATACCGCCCCGGCGCGGCAGTGTCAAGGGCAACGATGTCTCACGCAGAGGCGCGCTAGAGCGCGAGTGCGGGCCAAGGATGCAGAGACACGAGTTGCCTTCGCATACGACCTCAAACCTCCTCGGGCGGGACCCCGCTCAGAGTGGGGCCGAGGGCATCGTGGAGTCTGTCCGTGGTCAGTTTGAGGCGTCTGCCGAGGATGAACGTCAAGTTGCGGTAGAGCTTGGCCGCAAGCCTGGGGAACCGGCCGCGGATGCGCCGGAGCGTCTTGTCGTTGAAGCGCAGGAGCTCAGTGTCCTCGGTGGTGACGACCGTAGCTGTGCGCGGCTCCTTGAGCACGAGGGCCATCTCGCCAAAGATTTGACCGCGTTCGAGCCGGGCGACCTGGTGCGCGTTGGAGCCCTCGCCGCGTATGACGTCGGCGGCGCCGCTGATGATGGCGTACATCGTGTCACCAACCTCGCCCTCTTTGACGATCGTCGTGCCCTTGGGGTAGCACTGGAGGCCGGCGGCGGCCATCACCTTGCGCACCTGCCAGCGGCTCATGTTGCGGAACAGGTTGATGAACGCGCGGGGCGCTTCGCCGACGTGCTGCGAGACAACGTCCCACAGCGTGACCAGCTCGATGCGCAGCATGAGCACGGGCAGGATGATGAGGCTGCCAAACAGCGCCGTGACCATCGTGATCATCATAAGCAGGCCGAAGTAGATGGTCGGCTGGAACTTGCTGACGAGCAGGACGGCGAAGGCGATGCCGAGCGTGATCGAGGTGAACACGATCGGCTGGCCCGCCGTGAGCAGCGACATCTTCATCGCACGTTTCTTATCGAAGTCCTTCTTGAACTCGGTGTTGTAGCGGGCCAAGTAGTGGATCGTGTCGTCAACGGCGATGCCGAGCGCGATCGAGGCGATCAGGCTCGTGGCGCTCGACAGCGCGATGCCTGCCCAGCCCATGATGCCGTAGTTGATGAGGATCGGGAACACGTTGGGGATCATGGCGACGAAGCCGACTTTCACCGACATGAACAGCCCCGCCATGATGACGAAGATACAGATGAACGCCAGCGCCAGGCTCGAGACCTGACCCTTGGTGATCGCGTTGGCCGACTCGCTCACCACAAGCGGCAGGCCGGTGACGTGGATGTCGAGGTCCTTGGAGAACGCCACCGCGTCGGGCGGCGGTTTCCTGAGCGCCAGCCCGTCTGTGTCGCGGCCGCAGAGCCGGAGGATCTCGTCCCGGGCGATGACGAACTCACGCGCGCCCTCGAAATGGGCGCGGAAGATGATGTTGATCGCCTGATAGTCCTTGGTGGCAACTTGTCGGATCTCGGTCTGATCCGGACCGAACGCGTTTGGGAACTGCGCGACAAGGGCTGCGATCTCCTTGCGCGTCTCAGGCAATGATTGCTTATCGTACCTGAAGCCGGCCATGAACGCGTTGGTCATCTTGAGGTATTCGACGAGCGAGATCGCCATGTCGATGCCGGGATCGCCCTCGACGACGCGTTGCTGGAGGGCTTCGATCTGGCGCAGCACGGCGGGGTCCTGGAAGTACGGCTCGTCGCCTGGGCCCTTGTACTCCATCACCACGTTGACCGTGTAGCAGCCGGCCATCACTTCCTGGATGTCATTGAAACTCATCCGAACCTCGGCGTCCTTCTTGAAGAAGCTGATGACCGCGTTCTCGACCTTGAGCTGGAACAGCCCGGCGATGCACAGAGCTATCACAAGCACGGCGGCGATGTAGACGAACACTTGGCCCTTCACGTCGAGCCGGTGGAGCCAACGCAGAAATGACAGCACGGGCGAGCGCTTGGTCTCGAGGCTCTCCTCGGTGTGGTCATCGGACTTCGTGCGCTGCTTGGGCAGCGGGAGCACGGCGAGCAACGCCGGAAGCAGCGTGAGCGACAACAGGATCAGCGCCACGAGCCCGAAGCACGAGAAGAAGGCGAACTCGCGGATCATGTCGATCCGGTTGAGCGCAAGCGAGCCGAAGCCGATGAGCGTAGTTGCGCCGGCGAGGAACACCGGCAGGCTCACACGGAACAGCGTCGAGGTGACGATCTCCCTCTTGAGGCGGCGGCCCGCGCCGGTCCGGTGTCCCTCACCGGCCTCCTCGAAGAACTCGCTCACGACGTGGAGCGCGTAGGCGTTGCCGATGGCGATCAGCAGTGTCGGGATCACCACGGTGATCATATTAAGGTAGGCGCCCATGAGCGACATGAGCCCGAAAGTCCAGACGTAGGCGATGCCGGCCGACACGAGCGGCAGCACGACGCCGCGCACGTTGCGGAAGCAGACGGCGAGAATGATCACGATCAGCCCGAGCGTGAAGCCCGAGAGCGTCTTGAGGTCGTCCTTGAGGAACTGGACCACCTCGTCGGCAATGACCGGGCTGCCGATCTGGTAGACGAGGTCGACCTGGTCGGCACGGCCGCTGGTACCGAGTTGCTCGTTCGCCGCGGCGACGATTTCGCGCACGTAGCCGACCACGTCCTCGGCATGCGAGCCGATAATGAGCGTAATGGTCGTTGCCTCGAGGTTCTTGCTCACGAGGTTATTCTTGAACAGCTTGATGCGTTCAACGAACTGCTCGAAGAAGCGGTCGACGTCCTCCTTGGTCTTGACGTTCTTGAGCGCCTCGGCCAGTGTCCTGATCTGCGTATCCCTGGATAGACGAGCCGCCAGCCTGATCTTCGAGATGTTCGACTCAAGGTCCTTTCTCGCCCCGGCGAGGCCGAGCACCTTGGTCACGGGCGTAACCTTGGTCGCTTCGGCGGTGGCCTCCTCCTCGCTCTGGCCGGCCTTGATCAGGCGCCTCTTGATATCGTCCTGAACGCGCGCGTTGACGCCTGCGTAGGCCTTGTCCTTGGTGTCAGCGACGCCGTTGAGGCGGGCGGTGATGTCCTCGATGACCATGCGCACTTCGGGGTCGAAGACTGTCTTGCCTTCGGGGGCTTTGACGACGATGAGGATTAGCTCGTCCTTGCCGAACATCCCGACGAACTTGTTGTAGAATTTCGTCGAGTCGAGGTCCTTGATGAGCACCTTCTCGGTCGGGTTCTTCGTCTCGGGTACGCCCTTGACAACAATGACAAGACCGAAGAACGCGGTGATAAGACCGACGGTGACGATGATCACGACAGCGTGGTTGACGATCCAGGCCAGCAGCGCGCGCAGACGGTTCATGCGCTCTCCTCTCGTGCTCGTGAACGTCCGGCTGCATTCTACTATCGGGGCCCTCGGCGGCAAGTCAAAGGAATTCTGGACGCGGCGCCCCAGGAGCGGCATGACGATTGCAGGCGGCGAAAAAAGCGCTCAAAAGCAGTAAAGCCCGGCGCGGGCCTGCCGATACCTGGGAACGCAGAACAGGTCCCCTTCTTTCCAGCATCCGGCCTGGAGGCCGCATCCGGCCACAGGTCGAGTGAAAGGTGCCGGGGGCGAGCGGTGGGTTAAGCGGATAAAGCTCCTTTACGAGAGCGACAAATCACTGCCTAGGATCCCATGACTGTTCTCGCCCCTGGCCCGCACTTGTTGGGGCAGGCACGACGCGTGCTGAAGCACAACACACGCCTCGTGCCTGCCCCGTTCTTCTGCCCGCCGGAGGCCCGGACAGACGCCGATCTCCGGCCACGTCTTGTCGTCAGTGTTGAACGGCTCGCTCCGGAGTACAGCGCCTCTCCCTGGTCTCCGGCCGCTTGATGTCCGAGGGTCGAGTCGCTACTATGATAGGCGGAATCGACTGCTTCACACCACGACAAGGAGTTCGGGATGCCTGATCTGACGAGGACGCTCGAGGCGAACGGTCATCTGATTGATTCCGGGATGATGGCCGCCATCATGGACGCGGTCATTCTCGGGGGCGGCGACTTCGAGATCGTCGACTTCGACATCGGCCGCACGAACGAGGATCCCTCGCGTCTCGTCATCAAGGTGAGCGCGCCGAATGAGGGGCACCTCGACCGCCTCTTGGGCGAGTTGCACCGGCTCGGATGTTTCGCTGCCGAGCCGCCGGACGCCACGCTCAAGCCTGCCGAGGCCGACGGCACAGTGCCGCCTGACTTCTACTCGACGACGAACGCGGCGACCACGGTGCGCGTCAACGGCCAGTGGATCGAGGCGGCCAAGCAGCGAATGGACTCGGCCATCGTCGTGGTCGACGGCCGGCCCGAGTGCCGCCTCCTGCGTGCCGTCAAGGCGGGCGACCTCGTCGTGTGCGGCTACGATGGCGTGCGCATCGTGCCCGAGTTCAAGGCGCGCGACCGGCACGAGTTCAGCTTCATGTCGGCCGAGATCAGTTCGGAGCGCAAGGTCGAGATCGCCGTGCGCGATCTAGCGACGATGATGCGCCAGATCGTCGAGCGCAAGGGCAAGGTCGTCGTCGTGGCGGGCCCCGTTGTTGTGCACACGGGCGGGTCAGAGGACTTGGGGGCGCTGATCCGCAACGGCTACGTTCACGCGCTGCTCGGCGGCAACGCGATCGCCGTGCACGACATCGAGTACGCGCTCTACGGCACCTCGCTCGGCGTGAACCTGACGACGGGCCGGCCTGTCGATGCCGGCCATCGCAACCACATGATGGCCATCAACGCCGTCCGCGCCGCCGGCGGCATCAAGAAGGCCGTCGAGAGCGGGCAGATCAAGTCGGGCATCATGTACGAGTGCGTGGTCAACAACGTGCCGTTCGTGCTCGCCGGCAGCCTGCGGGACGACGGCCCACTGCCCGAGACGATGATGGACCTCCTGGCCGCCCAAGCCGCCTATGCCAAAGCGATCGAGGGTGCTGACTTGGTCCTTATGCTCGCCTCGATGCTGCACTCCATTGCCACGGGCAACATGCTCCCGTCGTGTGTCACGACTGTTTGCGTGGACATCAACCCGGCGGTGGTCACCAAGCTCAACGACCGCGGCAGCGGCCAGGCGCTCGGCATCGTCACCGATGTCGGGCTGTTCCTCAACCTGCTAGCTCAGGAACTGGAGTAGGTGCTATCTCTCGCGGAGGCAGAGCCCTCTCTGCGGGCTCTGCCTCTCTGTGAGAGACTTCTTCATTCCTCGACGATGGTGATGCTCTCGATCTTGTCGCCTTGCTTGATCTTGTGTGCGACGTCGAGGCCGGCGGTGACTTCGGCAAAGAAGGTGAAGGTGCCGTTGAGGTGCGGTTGGGCCTCGTCGGTGATGATGAACCACTGGCTTTTGGCTGTGCCGGGGCCGGAGTGCGCCATGCCGACCATGCCCTTGAGCGCCTTCCGCGTTTTGAGGCCGGGCGTGTAGGTGAAGCCGATCGCCTCGAAGAACTCCTTGAGCGGCCTGTCGAGGTACTCGTCCACATCGACGTTGTACATCTTGCCGTAGTAGTCGCGCAAGAAGGCGAGCCGCTCGAAGTCGCGCACGGGGAGCGTGTCGATGCCGAGCGCTTCGGCGCAGATCTCATCCGGGAGTGGCTTGCCGTCGGCCGTCTTGCCACCCACGCCCGTGCCGGTCGGGTCGCCGGTCTGGATCACATACCTGGGGACGACGCGGTGCCACGTGATGCCGTCGAAGTAACCTTCCTTGGCGAGCGCGACGAAGTTGGCGACCGTCTTGGGCGCCGCGTCGGGGAGCAGACGGATCGTGATCTCGCCGTGTTCGCTCTTCACGATGGCCGTGGGGCCGGACGACTCATCCTGGGTGTCCCGCGATTGGCTTACCTCCACCGTGCCCTTGCCCTGATCGCTGCCGGCACATGAGACCATCACGGCGGCGACCACCGCCAGCAGGCAAACGGTCCAGATACAGTGGTTGCGCATTCGTCGGCTCCCGTCGAATTCTCGTTGTGTGTTCTCGGCCTTCCGCCGTGTGGGTGGACGGCTTCTACAACGGTACCGGTCAGGCCGGGCGGGCGTCAAGCCGCGGGCTTTCGCGGGGGCCAAGCGTGTGCCATACTCCCGGCGCAAGAATGACGATGTGATATGGAGGCGAACGTGGCCGACTGCAAGAACCGCGCGAAGAACATGATGCGCTGCAACTGCACCTACGAGCCGTGCAGCCGCAAGGGCATCTGCTGCGAGTGCCTGGCCTATCATCAGCGGGCAGGCGAACTGCCGGCCTGTTACTTCCCCGCCGACATCGAGCAGACCTTCGACCGCTCGATCGCCGCGTTTGTCCGCGCGCAGAAGCGCTAGACACCGCACCGATTGGCGGCGGTCTTGACTCGCTTGTGGCACGGCGGTATTGTGGCGAACACGGCACGACAATGATCCGATTCGCTGGGAGGCGCGATCCAATGCGACGGT
This region includes:
- a CDS encoding peptidylprolyl isomerase yields the protein MRNHCIWTVCLLAVVAAVMVSCAGSDQGKGTVEVSQSRDTQDESSGPTAIVKSEHGEITIRLLPDAAPKTVANFVALAKEGYFDGITWHRVVPRYVIQTGDPTGTGVGGKTADGKPLPDEICAEALGIDTLPVRDFERLAFLRDYYGKMYNVDVDEYLDRPLKEFFEAIGFTYTPGLKTRKALKGMVGMAHSGPGTAKSQWFIITDEAQPHLNGTFTFFAEVTAGLDVAHKIKQGDKIESITIVEE
- a CDS encoding MMPL family transporter; translation: MNRLRALLAWIVNHAVVIIVTVGLITAFFGLVIVVKGVPETKNPTEKVLIKDLDSTKFYNKFVGMFGKDELILIVVKAPEGKTVFDPEVRMVIEDITARLNGVADTKDKAYAGVNARVQDDIKRRLIKAGQSEEEATAEATKVTPVTKVLGLAGARKDLESNISKIRLAARLSRDTQIRTLAEALKNVKTKEDVDRFFEQFVERIKLFKNNLVSKNLEATTITLIIGSHAEDVVGYVREIVAAANEQLGTSGRADQVDLVYQIGSPVIADEVVQFLKDDLKTLSGFTLGLIVIILAVCFRNVRGVVLPLVSAGIAYVWTFGLMSLMGAYLNMITVVIPTLLIAIGNAYALHVVSEFFEEAGEGHRTGAGRRLKREIVTSTLFRVSLPVFLAGATTLIGFGSLALNRIDMIREFAFFSCFGLVALILLSLTLLPALLAVLPLPKQRTKSDDHTEESLETKRSPVLSFLRWLHRLDVKGQVFVYIAAVLVIALCIAGLFQLKVENAVISFFKKDAEVRMSFNDIQEVMAGCYTVNVVMEYKGPGDEPYFQDPAVLRQIEALQQRVVEGDPGIDMAISLVEYLKMTNAFMAGFRYDKQSLPETRKEIAALVAQFPNAFGPDQTEIRQVATKDYQAINIIFRAHFEGAREFVIARDEILRLCGRDTDGLALRKPPPDAVAFSKDLDIHVTGLPLVVSESANAITKGQVSSLALAFICIFVIMAGLFMSVKVGFVAMIPNVFPILINYGIMGWAGIALSSATSLIASIALGIAVDDTIHYLARYNTEFKKDFDKKRAMKMSLLTAGQPIVFTSITLGIAFAVLLVSKFQPTIYFGLLMMITMVTALFGSLIILPVLMLRIELVTLWDVVSQHVGEAPRAFINLFRNMSRWQVRKVMAAAGLQCYPKGTTIVKEGEVGDTMYAIISGAADVIRGEGSNAHQVARLERGQIFGEMALVLKEPRTATVVTTEDTELLRFNDKTLRRIRGRFPRLAAKLYRNLTFILGRRLKLTTDRLHDALGPTLSGVPPEEV
- a CDS encoding TIGR00300 family protein; amino-acid sequence: MPDLTRTLEANGHLIDSGMMAAIMDAVILGGGDFEIVDFDIGRTNEDPSRLVIKVSAPNEGHLDRLLGELHRLGCFAAEPPDATLKPAEADGTVPPDFYSTTNAATTVRVNGQWIEAAKQRMDSAIVVVDGRPECRLLRAVKAGDLVVCGYDGVRIVPEFKARDRHEFSFMSAEISSERKVEIAVRDLATMMRQIVERKGKVVVVAGPVVVHTGGSEDLGALIRNGYVHALLGGNAIAVHDIEYALYGTSLGVNLTTGRPVDAGHRNHMMAINAVRAAGGIKKAVESGQIKSGIMYECVVNNVPFVLAGSLRDDGPLPETMMDLLAAQAAYAKAIEGADLVLMLASMLHSIATGNMLPSCVTTVCVDINPAVVTKLNDRGSGQALGIVTDVGLFLNLLAQELE